A genome region from Triticum aestivum cultivar Chinese Spring chromosome 2B, IWGSC CS RefSeq v2.1, whole genome shotgun sequence includes the following:
- the LOC123039066 gene encoding uncharacterized protein, with the protein MAVADAVLPSAPPLAPPARIRRALRPHPDAGARRVLCAAAGALTCLCFSIAWVTSAAAAARIVTRRALGDRSAPFLFLQALIYGALKVCVCSFLAFLALAVLVACVAYVIAAVSRSTSGFKKSSSRAIMRESVAGLFMLLCPAVFVFVADVAFFLLVVVGHLVAMMLPHVEGSIYQGGMVDSVIKDVGIFQFGMHATTCVVIPTLILSLWREYQADKKATLQYC; encoded by the exons ATGGCCGTCGCCGACGCGGTGCTGCCCTCAGCGCCGCCGCTGGCCCCGCCGGCGCGGATTCGTCGTGCGCTTCGCCCTCACCCCGATGCTGGCGCTCGGCGCGTCCTCTGCGCCGCGGCGGGAGCCCTCACCTGCCTGTGCTTCTCCATTGCATGGGTCACCTCCGCGGCCGCGGCAGCGCGCATCGTGACGCGCCGCGCCTTGGGCGACCGCTCTGCCCCCTTCCTCTTCCTCCAGGCGCTCATATACGGGGCTCTCAAGGTCTGCGTCTGCAGCTTCCTTGCGTTCCTCGCGCTTGCCGTCCTGGTGGCGTGCGTGGCCTACGTGATTGCAGCTGTATCTAGATCCACTTCGGGATTCAAGAAG AGCTCCTCCAGAGCAATCATGCGGGAATCGGTTGCAGGCTTGTTTATGCTATTGTGCCCTGCGGTGTTTGTATTTGTCGCAGATGTGGCCTTCTTCCTACTAGTGGTCGTTGGTCATCTGGTAGCAATGATGTTGCCACATGTGGAGGGATCGATATATCAGGGGGGAATGGTCGATTCTGTAATCAAGGATGTGGGGATATTC CAATTCGGTATGCATGCGACAACTTGCGTTGTGATCCCAACACTCATTCTTAGTCTCTGGAGGGAGTACCAGGCGGACAAGAAAGCAACATTGCAGTACTGTTGA